Proteins encoded within one genomic window of Hevea brasiliensis isolate MT/VB/25A 57/8 chromosome 8, ASM3005281v1, whole genome shotgun sequence:
- the LOC131182024 gene encoding classical arabinogalactan protein 1-like: MIILLALLVGFAMGQSPAPSPSQSPATPPPAASPTPVPPVEPPAAAPSSPPNPSSPPPSSSSPAPSGPPSAPSPPAEVPGPAATGAVSSRLSMVGLISVGLLGAAFVI; the protein is encoded by the coding sequence ATGATTATTTTGCTTGCACTGCTGGTGGGATTCGCCATGGGACAATCTCCGGCACCGTCGCCCAGCCAATCTCCGGCGACTCCACCACCAGCTGCCTCTCCTACTCCTGTTCCTCCTGTTGAACCACCTGCAGCTGCACCTTCTTCTCCTCCTAATCCTTCTTCTCCTCCTCCATCGTCATCTTCCCCAGCTCCGTCTGGCCCTCCTTCAGCGCCCAGTCCACCAGCTGAAGTTCCTGGTCCGGCAGCGACAGGCGCCGTTTCTAGCAGATTATCGATGGTTGGATTGATAAGCGTTGGGTTATTGGGTGCCGCTTTTGTTATTTAG
- the LOC110637938 gene encoding ATP-dependent RNA helicase DEAH11, chloroplastic: MTPFSNSYQRSRHRQFRPPPLSNHRPYYDNQRPSQKRLFVVKLLSNHHRGDCTPSIDSIISECYPMPCRFYIRTSGTLAASLLFEQQVDALDAVVSLWERRLAGDHLFTPVVDFSFDDDFNERVRSLFQLYVEKLLQGESVEKLERKVNDLSVENEKVASFLRKARGLQAFSEAEARNKQLVEEMNRIMIRIEEFKCAVRCVTDYLDGKEVEELAVLGFKEGNSFNWSKIHSLLLRESRRLEDGLPIYGNRSGILQQIKLQQVIVLIGETGSGKSTQLVQFLADSGVASSGSILCTQPRKIAAIYLAKRVGEESIGCYEDNSIVCYPTYSSAQFLNSKVIYMTDHCLMQHLMKDKTLSGVSCIIVDEAHERSLNTDLLLALIKELLIERHDLRLIIMSATVDASKLSEYFFGCGTFHVFGRSFPVQINYVPGPSIGSSGPLPISIAPYVSDVVKMAMEIHQEEKEGAILAFLTSQLEVEWACEKFQSPSAISLALHGKLSHEEQSHVFQNYPGKRKVIFATNLAETSLTIPGVRYVVDSGMVKESKFEPTSGMNVLRVSKISQSSAKQRTGRAGRTGPGKCYRLYSELDYQLMDLHQEPEIHKVHLGIAVLRILALGIKNVLEFDFIDAPSGKAVNMAIRNLVQLGAVVHRDDTFELTLDGHYLVKLGMEPRLGKIILESCRYGLRMEGVALAAVMANASSIFCRVGTSDDKQKSDCLKVQFCHRDGDLFTLLTVYREWESVSPDNRNKWCWNNSINAKTMRRCKDTVLELENCLKHELSIIIPTYWRWSPYVVTAHDKSMKKILLSSLADNVAMYSGYDRLGYEVVSSGEYIQLHPSCSLQVYGQKPNWVVFGELLSISSQYLVCVTAVDFDCLSAFSPPLFDLSKMQSKKLHLRVISGFGSTVLRRFCGKSNTSLLSLVSHVQKNCMDERIGIEVNVDNNEILLYASIQDIQKVYGLVIDALEYEVKLLSNECLEKCLYHRGRAGASPPVALFGAGAEIKHMELENRNLSVDVFLSNANRADDKEVLAFFEKSVSGVCSFHRFAGSGQNGDHMEKWGSVTFLAPEAAMKALEFNGFDLSGSSLKLSPARSSVGGSNKLSSFAALKAKVTWPRRYSKGYAVVRCERNDAMFVVEDCFNLLIGGRLVHCEPSTKDINCVIIRGLDRDTTELEILEILQIATSRRILDVFLIRGDAVNNPPLGACEEAILKEIAPFMPNQGPLSNYCHVQVFSPEPKDTFMKAWITFDGSLHLEAAKALQHIQGKVLAGCFLWQKMQCQQVFHSSVSCPAPVFPFIERQLNSILKGFMHRPGVHCRLERNENGSYRVKISANATKIVAELRRPLEQLMNGKMVNHGSLTQAVLQHLFSSDGRLLMNSLQKETGTYILFDRQNLNVRIFGPENKIALAEHKLIKSLLALHDNKQINIPLQGGFMPHDLMKKVVEKFGPDLHGLKEKFPEATFMLNTRRHVISFSGKRDLRPRVEDIIHDFARSLCVSGAADQPEFEATTCPICLCEVEDCYQLEACGHKFCRSCLVEQLESAMRRHDGFPVRCAREGCGMHIWLIDLKSLLPCEMLEDLFRASLGAFVASSGGLYRFCPSPDCPSVYRVSDTGMVGGLFVCGACYAETCTRCHLEYHPYVSCERYKEFKEDPDLSLKDWCKGKEHVKSCPACGYIIEKVDGCNHIECRCGKHICWVCSESFSSSDECYGHLRLIHLTII, from the exons ATGACTCCCTTCTCCAACAGCTACCAGCGGTCCCGCCACCGCCAATTCCGCCCTCCTCCGCTTTCCAACCACCGTCCTTACTATGACAACCAACGCCCATCCCAAAAACGTTTATTTGTTGTCAAACTCCTTTCCAACCACCACCGTGGTGACTGTACTCCTTCAATTGACTCTATTATTTCAGAATGCTACCCCATGCCTTGCAGATTTTACATCAGAACCTCTGGAACACTCGCCGCCAGCCTCCTTTTTGAGCAGCAGGTTGACGCTCTCGACGCCGTCGTTTCCCTTTGGGAGCGCCGGCTTGCAGGGGACCATTTGTTTACTCCGGTGGTTGATTTTAGTTTCGACGATGATTTTAATGAGAGAGTGAGAAGTTTGTTCCAATTGTATGTAGAGAAGCTTCTGCAAGGGGAGTCTGTCGAGAAATTGGAGAGGAAGGTAAATGATTTGTCTGTTGAGAATGAGAAAGTTGCGAGCTTTCTTAGGAAGGCTAGGGGTCTTCAAGCTTTTAGTGAGGCTGAGGCAAGGAATAAGCAGTTGGTGGAGGAGATGAATCGAATTATGATTAGGATTGAGGAGTTTAAGTGTGCAGTCAGGTGTGTAACGGATTATCTGGACGGGAAGGAGGTTGAGGAGTTGGCAGTTTTGGGGTTTAAAGAAGGGAATAGTTTTAATTGGAGTAAAATACATAGTTTGCTATTGAGAGAGTCTAGGCGTCTTGAAGATGGGTTGCCCATATATGGTAATAGGAGTGGGATTTTGCAGCAAATAAAATTGCAGCAG GTGATAGTCTTGATTGGAGAGACAGGTTCAGGAAAGAGTACGCAGTTGGTACAGTTTCTTGCTGATTCTGGTGTTGCTTCCAGTGGTTCAATTTTGTGTACTCAGCCCCGCAAAATTGCTGCAATTTACCTGGCAAAAAGGGTTGGTGAAGAAAGCATTGGATGTTATGAGGATAATTCAATTGTCTGCTATCCAACATATTCATCTGCACAGTTTCTTAATTCAAAGGTAATATATATGACTGATCACTGTCTAATGCAGCACCTTATGAAAGATAAGACTTTGTCTGGAGTTTCATGCATTATCGTAGATGAGGCCCATGAAAGAAGCTTGAATACTGATCTTCTTTTGGCCTTGATTAAAGAATTGCTTATTGAGAGGCATGACCTAAGGCTTATTATAATGTCTGCAACAGTTGATGCCAGCAAATTGTCAGAATACTTCTTTGGCTGTGGAACCTTTCATGTGTTTGGGAGAAGCTTTCCTGTTCAAATCAATTATGTTCCTGGTCCCTCCATAGGTTCTTCTGGTCCgttacccatttctattgctccatatGTTTCTGATGTTGTTAAGATGGCAATGGAGATCCATCAAGAAGAGAAAGAGGGGGCGATTCTTGCGTTTTTGACTTCTCAGCTGGAGGTAGAATGGGCCTGTGAAAAGTTTCAGTCTCCCTCTGCAATCTCATTGGCATTACATGGAAAGCTTTCCCATGAAGAGCAAAGTCACGTTTTCCAGAATTATCCAGGGAAGAGAAAAGTTATTTTTGCTACCAATTTGGCAGAAACATCCTTGACTATTCCTGGGGTCAGGTATGTTGTTGATTCTGGAATGGTTAAGGAAAGCAAATTTGAACCTACCTCTGGCATGAATGTCCTCAGAGTTTCCAAGATTAGCCAGAGTTCTGCTAAACAACGAACTGGTCGTGCTGGTCGAACAGGACCTGGCAAATGTTACCGGCTTTACTCAGAACTTGATTACCAGTTGATGGATTTGCATCAAGAACCTGAAATTCATAAAGTTCACCTTGGTATTGCAGTTTTGAGGATCCTTGCATTGGGCATTAAGAATGTGTtggaatttgattttattgatgCTCCTAGTGGAAAGGCAGTTAACATGGCCATCAGGAACCTTGTGCAGTTAGGCGCTGTTGTCCACAGAGATGATACTTTTGAATTAACTTTGGACGGGCATTACTTGGTTAAGTTGGGTATGGAGCCCCGACTTGGGAAGATTATTCTTGAAAGCTGCCGTTATGGTTTGCGTATGGAAGGAGTTGCTCTTGCCGCTGTTATGGCAAATGCAAGTAGCATATTTTGCAGAGTTGGTACCAGTGATGACAAACAAAAATCAGATTGCCTTAAGGTACAATTCTGCCATCGTGATGGAGATCTCTTCACATTGCTTACTGTGTACAGGGAGTGGGAAAGTGTATCTCCAGATAATAGAAATAAGTGGTGTTGGAACAATAGTATCAATGCCAAAACTATGAGAAGATGCAAAGACACAGTGCTGGAGTTGGAGAACTGTTTAAAGCATGAACTTAGCATCATTATCCCAACTTACTGGCGTTGGAGTCCTTATGTTGTTACAGCCCATGATAAAAGTATGAAGAAGATTTTACTTTCTTCACTAGCAGATAATGTCGCCATGTACTCTGGATATGATCGTCTTGGTTATGAGGTTGTTTCTAGTGGGGAATACATTCAACTGCATCCTTCATGTTCACTGCAAGTTTATGGTCAAAAGCCGAACTGGGTTGTCTTTGGTGAACTCTTATCTATATCAAGTCAATATCTGGTCTGTGTTACTGCTGTTGACTTTGATTGTTTGTCTGCCTTTAGTCCTCCTTTATTTGACCTCTCAAAGATGCAGAGTAAAAAATTGCATTTGAGGGTGATCAGCGGATTTGGCAGTACTGTTTTAAGAAGGTTCTGTGGAAAGTCAAATACTAGCTTGCTTTCTCTTGTGTCTCATGTACAGAAAAATTGCATGGATGAGCGGATAGGTATTGAAGTCAATGTGGATAATAATGAGATTCTATTATATGCCTCTATACAAGACATACAAAAGGTGTATGGCCTTGTTATTGATGCATTAGAATATGAAGTAAAATTGTTAAGTAATGAATGCCTGGAGAAGTGCTTGTATCATAGGGGACGGGCTGGTGCTTCTCCCCCAGTAGCACTTTTTGGAGCTGGTGCGGAAATTAAGCATATGGAATTGGAAAATAGAAATTTGAGTGTGGATGTATTCCTCTCAAATGCAAATCGTGCAGATGATAAGGAGGTCTTGGCATTCTTTGAAAAATCAGTGTCTGGGGTGTGCAGTTTTCACAGATTTGCAGGAAGTGGACAGAATGGTGACCATATGGAGAAGTGGGGCAGTGTGACATTTCTTGCTCCTGAAGCCGCTATGAAAGCACTAGAGTTCAATGGGTTTGATTTATCTGGTTCTTCACTTAAGTTGTCCCCTGCTAGATCATCTGTTGGAGGTAGTAATAAATTATCATCATTTGCTGCTTTAAAAGCTAAAGTCACTTGGCCGCGAAGGTACAGCAAAGGGTATGCGGTTGTCAGATGTGAAAGGAATGATGCTATGTTTGTTGTTGAAGATTGCTTTAATCTGCTGATTGGGGGCAGGCTAGTTCATTGCGAGCCTAGCACAAAGGACATAAACTGTGTTATTATCAGAGGACTGGATAGAGATACTACTGAATTAGAAATTCTTGAAATTCTGCAAATTGCCACAAGTAGGAGAATTTTGGATGTATTTCTGATACGAGGAGATGCTGTAAATAATCCTCCTCTTGGTGCTTGTGAGGAAGCAATTCTCAAGGAAATTGCTCCATTCATGCCTAACCAGGGTCCCTTGAGCAATTACTGTCATGTTCAGGTCTTTTCCCCTGAGCCAAAGGATACTTTCATGAAGGCTTGGATCACCTTTGATGGAAGTCTACACCTGGAGGCTGCAAAAGCTCTGCAACATATCCAAGGGAAGGTACTTGCTGGTTGTTTtttatggcagaaaatgcagtgCCAGCAGGTTTTCCACAGTTCTGTATCATGCCCTGCTCCTGTTTTTCCATTCATTGAGAGGCAGCTAAACTCTATACTCAAAGGGTTTATGCATCGACCTG GTGTGCATTGCCGTTTAGAAAGGAATGAAAATGGCTCCTATAGAGTGAAGATATCTGCTAATGCAACAAAGATAGTGGCAGAGTTGAGGAGGCCACTGGAGCAGCTAATGAATGGAAAGATGGTAAATCATGGCAGCCTCACCCAAGCAGTTCTGCAGCATCTTTTCTCCAGTGATGGCAGATTACTTATGAATTCACTGCAAAAGGAAACTGGAACTTACATTCTCTTCGATAGGCAGAACCTCAATGTTAGGATCTTTGGTCCAGAGAACAAAATTGCTCTTGCTGAACACAAGCTCATAAAATCCCTTTTAGCTCTCCACGATAACAAGCAAATAAATATCCCTCTTCAAGGTGGGTTTATGCCTCACGATCTTATGAAAAAAGTAGTTGAGAAATTTGGACCTGACTTGCATGGGCTAAAAGAGAAGTTCCCTGAGGCTACATTTATGCTTAACACAAGGCGTCATGTCATTTCTTTTAGTGGTAAGAGGGATCTCAGGCCAAGGGTGGAGGATATAATTCATGATTTTGCACGATCCCTTTGTGTCAGTGGAGCTGCTGACCAACCTGAATTTGAAGCTACTACCTGTCCTATTTGCTTGTGTGAAGTTGAGGACTGTTACCAGCTTGAAGCATGCGGACACAAGTTCTGCAGGTCTTGCTTGGTTGAGCAGTTGGAGTCAGCAATGAGAAGACATGATGGTTTCCCTGTACGCTGTGCCCGTGAAGGTTGTGGGATGCACATTTGGCTCATTGATTTGAAGTCTCTTCTGCCATGTGAAATGTTAGAGGACCTTTTCAGGGCCTCTTTGGGGGCATTTGTTGCATCTAGTGGTGGCCTTTACAGGTTTTGCCCCTCACCTGACTGTCCTTCTGTTTACCGTGTATCGGACACGGGGATGGTTGGCGGTCTATTTGTATGTGGAGCATGCTATGCAGAGACATGTACTAGGTGTCACTTAGAGTATCACCCATATGTGTCGTGTGAAAGATACAAAGAGTTCAAGGAGGATCCTGATTTGTCCTTGAAGGACTGGTGCAAGGGAAAAGAGCATGTTAAGAGCTGTCCAGCATGCGGGTACATAATTGAGAAGGTGGACGGGTGCAACCACATTGAGTGCAGATGTGGCAAGCATATCTGCTGGGTCTGCTCAGAATCCTTTAGCAGCAGTGATGAGTGCTATGGGCACTTGAGGCTTATACATCTCACTATCATATGA
- the LOC110637939 gene encoding uncharacterized protein LOC110637939 isoform X2, with translation MLAKGSSWRSFLQLFYYRYRICCSSNVALGYGSAGAIVADKKIGLHGYSMDQRGLKMMMITTNGATRNLDTNMVKVKDDMGKAPVPPVDPPRANYASWAKWMLGSMLSLILPFWKEKWEKLKMIEGEAEIVGEEVESVAAVVQKAATMAENISAEVAEKLPENGKLKETAVLIERVSKATAHDAQLTRDFIHKVDKLKHDFEDLETMVEPVIEKLLQQKSEGK, from the exons ATGCTTGCTAAAGGAAGTTCTTGGAGAAGTTTTCTTCAACTATTCTATTATAGATACAGAATTTGTTGCTCTAGCAATGTTGCTCTTGGATACGGTTCTGCAGGTGCTATTGTAGCAGATAAGAAGATTGGTTTACATGGGTATTCAATGGATCAAAGAGGATTGAAGATGATGATGATCACTACCAATGGTGCAACAAGAAATCTTGATACCAACAT GGTGAAGGTAAAGGATGATATGGGCAAAGCACCAGTACCACCAGTGGATCCTCCAAGGGCTAACTATGCTTCTTG GGCAAAATGGATGTTGGGCTCTATGTTATCTCTCATTCTACCATTCTGGAAGGAAAAATGGGAGAAACTGAAGATGATAGAAG GTGAGGCAGAAATTGTTGGGGAAGAGGTTGAAAGTGTAGCAGCTGTAGTACAAAAGGCTGCAACAATGGCAGAAAACATATCAGCAGAGGTGGCAGAAAAACTTCCCGAAAATGGAAAACTAAAAGAAACTGCTGTGTTAATAGAGAGGGTTTCAAAAGCAACAGCTCATGATGCTCAGCTAACCAGAGATTTCATTCACAAG GTCGACAAGTTAAAGCACGACTTTGAAGACTTGGAAACAATGGTTGAACCTGTAATTGAAAAGCTTCTGCAACAAAAATCAGAAGGGAagtaa
- the LOC110637939 gene encoding uncharacterized protein LOC110637939 isoform X1, whose protein sequence is MLAKGSSWRSFLQLFYYRYRICCSSNVALGYGSAGAIVADKKIGLHGYSMDQRGLKMMMITTNGATRNLDTNMVKVKDDMGKAPVPPVDPPRANYASCMACRAKWMLGSMLSLILPFWKEKWEKLKMIEGEAEIVGEEVESVAAVVQKAATMAENISAEVAEKLPENGKLKETAVLIERVSKATAHDAQLTRDFIHKVDKLKHDFEDLETMVEPVIEKLLQQKSEGK, encoded by the exons ATGCTTGCTAAAGGAAGTTCTTGGAGAAGTTTTCTTCAACTATTCTATTATAGATACAGAATTTGTTGCTCTAGCAATGTTGCTCTTGGATACGGTTCTGCAGGTGCTATTGTAGCAGATAAGAAGATTGGTTTACATGGGTATTCAATGGATCAAAGAGGATTGAAGATGATGATGATCACTACCAATGGTGCAACAAGAAATCTTGATACCAACAT GGTGAAGGTAAAGGATGATATGGGCAAAGCACCAGTACCACCAGTGGATCCTCCAAGGGCTAACTATGCTTCTTG TATGGCTTGCAGGGCAAAATGGATGTTGGGCTCTATGTTATCTCTCATTCTACCATTCTGGAAGGAAAAATGGGAGAAACTGAAGATGATAGAAG GTGAGGCAGAAATTGTTGGGGAAGAGGTTGAAAGTGTAGCAGCTGTAGTACAAAAGGCTGCAACAATGGCAGAAAACATATCAGCAGAGGTGGCAGAAAAACTTCCCGAAAATGGAAAACTAAAAGAAACTGCTGTGTTAATAGAGAGGGTTTCAAAAGCAACAGCTCATGATGCTCAGCTAACCAGAGATTTCATTCACAAG GTCGACAAGTTAAAGCACGACTTTGAAGACTTGGAAACAATGGTTGAACCTGTAATTGAAAAGCTTCTGCAACAAAAATCAGAAGGGAagtaa